One region of Wyeomyia smithii strain HCP4-BCI-WySm-NY-G18 chromosome 3, ASM2978416v1, whole genome shotgun sequence genomic DNA includes:
- the LOC129728898 gene encoding uncharacterized protein LOC129728898, with amino-acid sequence MLTNIQQSMLPDDTRHTKAISSRDESVISLMNRFLKVGIVEFRPFTIIHELHGSWIYSGLEVTFVRTIAERLNITVQFYQPPGGEKWGKLAEDNCTGLMRMIQSHEVDFGIGSVDRSLLRNTILQAGVALVNDVVVFAVPSGSMVPSLKRLMRPFSTRAWIVIVLVAFLMSLIMGLHVIVLPNRVKLNRIKGPALDVWQLLLGGVLSSTPKSNFRRLIVTGWIFATMILRTCYQAVYFQHLRSGADFKPLLSLEDIDDAGLHYYMYDILRRLFGCCPHILEMSRTIPESTNGHEVLAQIADNKLKAVVPLPYLYISYYSNHRQGKDPVYMSKYVIQSYGVGIYYPKNSTLPSIFNATILQIHAAGLSQLWSKQYGDFNYFHDVQHKALGIQALFGAFKIYLLLCGCSIIVFAMEKFFSCR; translated from the exons ATGTTGACTAATATTCAGCAATCTATGCTGCCTGATGATACTAGGCATACAAAGGCAATAAGCTCAAGGGACGAAAGTGTGATTAGTTTAATGAATCGTTTTCTGAAAGTTGGTATAGTCGAATTCAGACCATTTACAATAATTCATGAGCTGCATGGAAGCTGGATTTATTCTGGATTGGAAGTGACATTTGTTCGGACGATTGCTGAACGGTTAAACATTACGGTTCAGTTTTACCAGCCACCTGGTGGTGAAAAGTGGGGAAAGCTGGCAGAAGACAACTGCACCGGGTTGATGCGAATGATCCAGTCGCATGAGGTAGATTTTGGTATAGGATCTGTTGATCGCTCGCTGTTGCGGAATACGATACTACAGGCTGGTGTTGCTCTTGTGAATGATGTAGTAGTATTTGCGGTTCCATCTGGCTCTATGGTTCCGTcgctgaagaggttgatgagacCATTTTCTACGCGTGCATGGATTGTGATTGTTTTAGTAGCATTTCTAATGTCTTTGATCATGGGACTCCATGTCATTGTGCTTCCGAATCGAGTGAAGTTAAACAGAATAAAAGGACCTGCCCTGGATGTTTGGCAATTATTATTGGGGGGAGTGCTTTCCAGTACACCAAAATCAAATTTTCGCAGATTAATAGTGACTGGATGGATCTTTGCAACGATGATTCTAAGGACCTGCTATCAAGCAGTTTATTTCCAGCATCTTCGCAGTGGTGCTGATTTCAAACCTTTATTGTCACTGGAAGATATTGATGACGCTGGCTTGCATTATTATATGTATGATATCTTAAGAAGACTATTTGGGTGCTGTCCGCATATTTTGGAAAT GTCTAGGACTATCCCGGAATCGACCAATGGACATGAAGTACTGGCTCAAATAGCGGATAATAAACTAAAAGCAGTAGTTCCGTTGCCCTATTTATACATTTCCTACTACAGCAATCATAGACAAGGAAAGGACCCAGTCTATATGAGCAAATACGTGATTCAGAGTTATGGCGTTGGCATTTATTATCCGAAGAATTCAACTCTACCGTCGATTTTTAATGCGACCATTTTACAAATTCATGCAGCAGGGCTGAGTCAGTTGTGGAGTAAACAATACGGAGATTTTAATTACTTTCACGATGTACAGCATAAAGCTTTGGGTATTCAAGCTCTATTTGGagcatttaaaatttatttactgCTATGCGGATGTTCGATTATTGTTTTTGCTATGGAGAAGTTTTTCAGCTGTAGATAA